Proteins from one Lepidochelys kempii isolate rLepKem1 unplaced genomic scaffold, rLepKem1.hap2 scaffold_61, whole genome shotgun sequence genomic window:
- the LOC140904665 gene encoding dynein heavy chain domain-containing protein 1-like, giving the protein MRPNIVLQRFYQSVRSNLHLLLLLDGHKGWAKGRGPLGYPTAMATALLTLTCSTDVYQPWSQESLVQVATQRLEDALSQQPLQSPVPASLQALENSLASIASAMALIHRSASCYATYLAPSMPLITPKTFLDFIDIFLMFSAQLQRQSWTQADRMKLALTKMWAVSEKLREHNQDIKYLQEKLRMAKEQVARCRRRAEREEVVQKQQEQDCQHREARIEILTQEQQLLEQSKESAMRKMNTEYKAALAGLQVQDIEELRSYRLPPASILRVTDTLCMMFSKEPGWESAKQLLGQEDFYQS; this is encoded by the exons ATGAGGCCCAACATAGTCCTGCAAAG GTTCTACCAATCTGTGAGGAGCAATctgcatttgctgctgctgctggatggGCACAAGGGCTGGGCGAAGGGCAGGGGGCCCTTGGGTTACCCCACAGCCATGGCCACAGCCCTGCTCACCCTCACCTGCAGCACTGATGTGTaccagccctggagccaggagTCCCTGGTGCAGGTGGCTACCCAGCGCCTGGAAGATGCCCTCAGCCAGCAGCCTCTGCAGAGCCCAG TCCCAGCGTCGCTGCAGGCCCTGGAGAATTCGCTTGCCAGCATTGCCTCAGCCATGGCTCTGATTCACCGCTCTGCCAGCTGCTACGCCACATACCTGGCCCCCAGCATGCCCCTCATCACCCCAAAGACCTTCCTGGATTTCATCGACATTTTCCTCATGTTCTCAGCACAGTTGCAGAGGCAGAGCTGGACTCAGGCTGATCG GATGAAGCTTGCTCTGACCAAGATGTGGGCAGTGAGTGAGAAGCTGCGGGAGCACAACCAGGACATCAAGTATCTGCAGGAGAAACTTCGCATGGCCAAGGAG cAAGTGGCCAGGTGCCGGCGGCGGGCAGAGCGTGAAGAAGTGGTgcagaagcagcaggagcaggactgTCAGCACCGCGAGGCGCGCATCGAGATCCTTACACAGGAGCAGCAACTGCTGGAGCAGAGCAAGGAGTCTGCCATGAGAAAG atgaatACTGAGTACAAGGCAGCACTGGCTGGACTGCAGGTGCAGGACATTGAGGAGCTGCGGAGCTACCGGTTACCACCAGCGTCCATCCTGAGGGTGACGGATACCCTGTGCATGATGTTCAGCAAGGAACCTGGCTGGGAGAGTGCCAAGCAGCTGCTTGGCCAAGAGGACTTCTACCAG TCCTAG